DNA from Thalassoroseus pseudoceratinae:
CGAGCGAACAAGCCGGTCCGAGTTTGCCATTCAACTGATCCAAGAATGCATTCGCTTGCCGAATAAACAAGTCGTCACGTTCGAGCGAAAACGCTTCTTCCACTAGCCAATCGGAACCGGGTTCCACGCAGGACAACCAGCGATTGTTGTGCGACTCAAATCGAACAATTCCGTTCTCGCACATCACAGTCAGTGCGGATTCATTCGGTGCTTGATGCTGATTCAAACTAAACGACCCCAACAACGGCGGAATTGTCGCTGGCGAATCGCTCGTCGAGTTTTCTGTGAAGTCGTGTCGAGTCAACAAGTGGACGGTGTCTTCGACATCGACTCCATCGAGGACACAATGTTCCGCATCGGCGACCAGCCTCGTAATCGGCCCCACGATCCATTCAGCCGCGTTGACGGTATGCGTCAGAGCGTCCTGAATTGCCCCGCCGCCGGTTTCGTGTTTTGTGTAGTACGTTTCGCGATAAGCAGGTCGGTAGAGCGGAAAAAACTGACCGCCCGTGTATGAAATCTGCACCGGACGGCCGAATCGCTGCTGTCGCACGCATTCATGGATCGCCTGTAGTGCGGGGTGCTGTCGAAGCACGTAAGCCACAGAAACAGGAAGCTGATGTCCATTTGCTTCCGCAATCAATTCGCGAGTGCCTTCCAGCGAAATACTCAACGGTTTCTCAATGAGAATGCCACACCCGGACGCGACCAAATCCATTGCCATGCCGACATGCAAATGCGCTGGAGTACAAATCACGGCGCCATCAAATGTCGACTCGTTCAATGCGGATTCGAGTGAATGGAACGACTGTTGCAGTTGGTATCGTTCGGCAACCGTTTCACGAAGATCATCGTTGATCTCACACAACGAGACAGTCGCACGGCCGGAATTTTGAAAGCAGCGAACGTGTCGTTCCCCAATTGATCCGCCGCCGATGACCAGGATTTCTTTCATAGGGCATTACTTTGTACGGCTATTGACTAGAGACAGCAAATCAACTCGCGGAGTCGTTCGAAGGAAGGGGTACCATCAATCATCGTCTTTCAGCGGACGCAATTTATCGGCCATACAGTGATTAAACAGGTACAGCCCATCGACAGGTAGCACGGTGCCGGAGATATAGTCCGCGTCGGAACTTGCAAGGAAGACAGCTGCTTTGCCAATATCCTCCGGCAACCCAAGTCTCTTCCACGGAAGCTTCTTTCCCTCGGCAGCGATTGTCTCATCGGTAAACGTGACATGCTCGCCCGGGGTATCAATCCATCCAGGTTCGATGACATTGACATTGATCCGATGTGGTGCCAGTTCGACCGCAATGGAACGTGCCATGTGGTTCAAACCCGCTTTGGCGGCTCCATACGCGAAACAACGGGCAGTTGGTATCTCCGCCTGGACGCTCGAGATGAAGACGATTTTACCAGCCGTGTTCTGATTCACCATCTGTCGCGCGACGAGTTGGCTCATGTGATAACCACTCGTCAACGTGCCATTGATCGTGGCTTCAAACAGTTCCGGCGGGTAATCCAGAAACGCACCGCGACGACTGAACGCGGGATTGCTGACCAAAATATCGATCCGCGACGCGAAACGGATCGCCTCCGCAACCAAGAATTCGCATCCTTCACGCGAGAACACATCCGCCTCAACCACCTGGCATCGCCGACCGAGTTCTCGTATTCCCTCAGCAGTTGACTCCAAGTCGGGGCAACCTGGCCGATCGTTAAGGACGATATCGGCACCATTTCTTGCAAGTTCAATCGCGCAACCTTGACCGATGCCCCGACCAGCACCGGTCACGATTGCGATTTGATCTGTAAGTTTCATAGGCACACTATAAGACGGAGAAACCATGTTTGCGACGCACGTTCTTAGCGACTCTTTGGCTCATCGGATTCGGCTTCTAGTTGAACATAAGCAGCAGCCGATCGCCCGGACGCCAATTCCTTTGCTCGAATCTCCCAGACTCCCACGCGATCGTTGACTGCAAAATCAAAATCAATAGCGAGTTGCCCATTGGTCGCCGCATGATAACCAGTAAACTCCGATTCGACGCCTTCGGGATCGACGATCTTAACCTCAACCGGTACCACCGCATCGACAGGCTGACGTCCATCGGTCACAGCAATCGCCATGGTGATCGATTGCCTAGGGCGTGCCTTCTCAGGAACGTTAATAGTGACTTCACGAATGGGGCGTTCAGTGATCATCAGAACGCGACCTTCACACGGGCCGAGTTGTAGAGGTATCGACATGGTGTCGTTCTTTGTATCCACCATGATTTGACGACGATCAACGAGGTCGTAAACATAGCCAGATCGATCGTTGATTTTGATCGTGGTCTCCGACGGCAATCCGTCTTCCATTACCATTCGATAGTGACCAACATAAGTCCCAAAGTCACGGCGGTCATTGACGGCAAAGACATAGTCACTTGTGCCAAATTGGCGTCGACGTGTCATCACGTCGGAACTCGTCGAATCAACTTTGCGGGTGTAGCGGGAATCTAACCAACCACGCAAAGTCCATGCCGACTCCTGAAGCCGTTCGCGATCTTTGTCAGCTTGCTTCGTTCTTGAAAAGCGAGGAATCACAAAGTCGGGTTTGATTGCCGGGCAAACTTCGGCGTCTCCGACAACAAGACCTCCTGATTTCTGGAACTCTTGGATCGTGTGGACAACAGACTCGGTAAGGACATCACAATCCGGCATGACAAGGACTTTGACTCCCTTGAGCCCCCCTGACAGCAATGATTCTTCATAGAGAACGCGGGGTTGCAATTGAGCGTACATCAGGATGTGATACATATCACCCGCCCACGTATGGTTCCAACCATAAGTTC
Protein-coding regions in this window:
- a CDS encoding SDR family NAD(P)-dependent oxidoreductase gives rise to the protein MKLTDQIAIVTGAGRGIGQGCAIELARNGADIVLNDRPGCPDLESTAEGIRELGRRCQVVEADVFSREGCEFLVAEAIRFASRIDILVSNPAFSRRGAFLDYPPELFEATINGTLTSGYHMSQLVARQMVNQNTAGKIVFISSVQAEIPTARCFAYGAAKAGLNHMARSIAVELAPHRINVNVIEPGWIDTPGEHVTFTDETIAAEGKKLPWKRLGLPEDIGKAAVFLASSDADYISGTVLPVDGLYLFNHCMADKLRPLKDDD
- a CDS encoding Gfo/Idh/MocA family protein is translated as MKEILVIGGGSIGERHVRCFQNSGRATVSLCEINDDLRETVAERYQLQQSFHSLESALNESTFDGAVICTPAHLHVGMAMDLVASGCGILIEKPLSISLEGTRELIAEANGHQLPVSVAYVLRQHPALQAIHECVRQQRFGRPVQISYTGGQFFPLYRPAYRETYYTKHETGGGAIQDALTHTVNAAEWIVGPITRLVADAEHCVLDGVDVEDTVHLLTRHDFTENSTSDSPATIPPLLGSFSLNQHQAPNESALTVMCENGIVRFESHNNRWLSCVEPGSDWLVEEAFSLERDDLFIRQANAFLDQLNGKLGPACSLEDALQTLRVNLATLRSVKSGGWEEL